One window from the genome of Candidatus Zixiibacteriota bacterium encodes:
- a CDS encoding L-threonine 3-dehydrogenase: MKRILITGAIGQIGTELTMALRQRYGADHVIATDIRMPADRSFLESGPFEFLDVLDPHHITRVMSIHQADTIYHLAAILSAVGENRPNQAWQVNVNGLYNVLEAARQYHCAVFVPSSIGVFGNSTPLDRTPQVTIQRPETMYGVTKLAGELLCQYYFRRFGVDTRGVRFPGIISYETEPGGGTTDYAVEIFIEAIKHKKYTCYLRPDTSLDMMYMPDAIRAMVDLMEADPDRLEHRNAYNVTAMSFTPSELAREITQYVPGFAIEYQIDPVRQAIADSWPNSMDDSAARTEWGWRPEFDMRAMTRGMLEVLAKRHGHTDFRLVSR; this comes from the coding sequence ATGAAACGGATTCTCATCACCGGCGCGATCGGTCAGATCGGTACGGAGCTCACGATGGCCCTGCGGCAACGCTACGGGGCCGACCACGTCATCGCAACCGACATCCGGATGCCCGCCGACCGGTCGTTCCTCGAATCGGGACCGTTTGAGTTCCTCGATGTTCTTGATCCCCACCACATTACCCGCGTCATGTCGATCCACCAGGCCGACACCATCTACCATCTTGCGGCTATCCTCTCGGCGGTCGGCGAGAACCGCCCCAATCAGGCCTGGCAGGTCAATGTCAACGGCCTGTACAACGTCCTCGAGGCGGCCCGCCAGTACCACTGCGCCGTGTTTGTCCCCAGTTCGATCGGGGTGTTCGGCAACTCGACCCCTCTGGATCGCACGCCGCAGGTGACGATTCAGCGGCCGGAGACGATGTACGGCGTGACCAAGCTGGCCGGGGAGTTGCTCTGCCAGTACTATTTCCGGCGGTTCGGCGTGGACACCCGCGGCGTCCGTTTCCCCGGCATCATCTCCTACGAGACCGAGCCGGGCGGCGGCACCACCGATTACGCGGTCGAGATTTTCATCGAAGCGATCAAGCACAAGAAGTACACGTGTTACCTGAGGCCGGACACGAGTCTGGACATGATGTACATGCCGGATGCGATCCGGGCGATGGTTGACCTGATGGAGGCCGACCCGGACCGCCTGGAGCACCGGAATGCCTACAACGTCACGGCCATGAGTTTCACCCCCTCGGAGCTGGCCCGCGAGATCACTCAGTATGTGCCGGGGTTTGCGATCGAGTACCAGATCGACCCGGTGCGGCAGGCGATTGCCGACTCCTGGCCGAACTCGATGGATGACTCGGCCGCCCGCACCGAGTGGGGGTGGCGGCCGGAATT
- a CDS encoding QueT transporter family protein, whose product MGRFLIRDIAVAGLVAAMYAVLSLAFAPISFGVYQVRVAEALSVLPFLTGAAVPGLYAGCLLANIFGNMGWPDIVFGPFVTLAAALITYGLRRLGRRAALVLAGLPVVLLWVGAVYLLSGFHLAVATVSGALLAAAAILPLVPRKGGRAGQQEYREWLGTRLVIALIMALVAAIFLTATKDAYFIVAGGLLVIAAVAGAAVLAWSLVSDVGPAILLAPLPPVVLNAFGVAAYLAPLLGVNYWFAAQMIGVGQLIACYVIGLPLLLLLRRRMVFAVPPRET is encoded by the coding sequence ATGGGCCGGTTTCTTATTCGGGACATCGCTGTCGCCGGGCTGGTGGCCGCCATGTACGCGGTGCTCAGTCTGGCTTTCGCGCCTATATCATTCGGCGTCTACCAGGTGCGCGTCGCCGAGGCCCTGAGTGTCCTGCCGTTTCTGACGGGGGCGGCGGTGCCGGGGCTGTATGCGGGGTGCCTCCTGGCCAACATCTTCGGCAACATGGGCTGGCCCGATATCGTGTTTGGGCCGTTCGTGACGCTGGCGGCGGCGCTCATCACCTACGGTCTGCGGCGTCTCGGCCGCCGGGCCGCGCTGGTCCTGGCTGGGCTGCCGGTCGTGCTGCTCTGGGTCGGGGCCGTCTACCTGCTTTCCGGTTTCCACCTGGCGGTGGCGACCGTGTCGGGCGCGCTGCTGGCCGCGGCGGCGATCCTGCCGCTGGTTCCCCGCAAGGGGGGACGGGCCGGGCAGCAGGAGTACCGCGAGTGGCTCGGGACCCGGTTGGTGATCGCGCTCATCATGGCGCTGGTGGCGGCGATTTTTCTGACTGCTACGAAGGACGCCTATTTCATCGTCGCCGGCGGACTGCTGGTGATCGCCGCTGTGGCCGGCGCCGCTGTTCTCGCCTGGAGCCTGGTTTCGGATGTCGGTCCGGCGATCCTGCTGGCTCCCCTGCCGCCAGTGGTGCTCAATGCGTTCGGGGTGGCGGCCTACCTGGCGCCGCTGCTTGGCGTGAACTACTGGTTTGCGGCCCAGATGATCGGGGTGGGGCAACTGATCGCCTGCTACGTCATCGGTCTGCCGCTGTTGCTGCTGCTGCGCCGCCGCATGGTCTTCGCCGTTCCGCCGCGCGAGACGTAA
- a CDS encoding HTH domain-containing protein has protein sequence MYVLGLLKNQTAVHIADMARECGVSERTVYRDISSLIKLGFVVQYRDGYKLTPDADLPQTSLSGSEVALVNYCLRTNALAAHPYFRRRFAAIEQKLRGFAGGADRDDERAVEFESSESALNGATDPDLLAEFFRALQQRRKIRIKSKDAGANGGDLYTPISVGLRHQGQVLKVADDQGRVVEYVLDSLAWIGVTDVPYRRPAAADQASSSVV, from the coding sequence ATGTACGTACTCGGCCTGTTAAAGAATCAGACGGCCGTGCATATCGCTGATATGGCGCGCGAGTGCGGCGTATCGGAGCGGACTGTGTATCGCGATATCAGCTCCCTCATCAAGCTGGGCTTTGTGGTCCAGTACCGGGACGGCTACAAGCTGACTCCGGATGCCGATCTGCCGCAGACGTCGCTGAGCGGGTCGGAAGTCGCGCTGGTCAACTACTGCCTGCGGACGAACGCGCTGGCGGCCCATCCGTATTTCCGCCGGCGCTTTGCCGCGATCGAGCAGAAACTGCGCGGGTTCGCGGGCGGCGCGGACCGCGACGACGAGCGGGCGGTGGAGTTCGAGTCGAGCGAATCGGCGCTCAATGGGGCCACCGACCCCGACCTGCTCGCCGAGTTCTTCCGCGCTCTCCAGCAGCGGCGTAAAATTCGCATCAAATCCAAGGACGCCGGCGCCAACGGCGGTGACCTGTATACCCCGATCTCGGTTGGGCTGCGCCATCAGGGGCAGGTGCTGAAGGTGGCCGACGACCAGGGACGTGTCGTCGAGTACGTGCTCGATTCGCTGGCCTGGATCGGCGTGACCGATGTGCCGTATCGCCGGCCGGCGGCCGCGGATCAGGCATCCTCTTCGGTGGTCTGA